TTCAGGCAGGTTTCGACCTCGGGCTTGAGCACAAAAGGATCGGCAACCGGCGCCAGAGCACCGCTTTCAAACTTGGTCACGCTGAGGATATTGTTAATCATCATGGAGATCTGACTCACGCCCCCTTCAAGCACCCCGACAAATTTTTTGTTCATCTCATCGGCAGACTGCGCAGCGCTTTCCTTTAAAAACTCCAGTGCACCGGAAATACACTGAAGAGGATTTTTCAGATCGTGTACCAGTATGCCGAGATAGAGGTCGTTGAGCTGGACCATTTTTCTGTTTTCTACGGCGGCAAGGCATTTCTTGGTAAGATTCTCCTCATCAAAGGGCTTGGTGATATAATCGAATGCCCCCTTTTTCATGGCCTCCAGTCCCGAATCCAGCGAGTCTTTGGAAGTAAACATGATAACCTGGACATATTTGCTCACTTCCTTGATGAAAGGTAATGCCTCGAGACCGTCAAGACCATGTCCCAGATTAATATCCAGAAGCACCACTTCGATATCATGATTATTCTTTAAAAACTCGATCCCTTCCTCGGCGGTAAGACTGTAGCTGCAATGATGACCGCTCA
The sequence above is a segment of the Chitinivibrionales bacterium genome. Coding sequences within it:
- a CDS encoding response regulator, whose translation is MASTDAARVLIIDDEMSICIAVCDLLEMSGHHCSYSLTAEEGIEFLKNNHDIEVVLLDINLGHGLDGLEALPFIKEVSKYVQVIMFTSKDSLDSGLEAMKKGAFDYITKPFDEENLTKKCLAAVENRKMVQLNDLYLGILVHDLKNPLQCISGALEFLKESAAQSADEMNKKFVGVLEGGVSQISMMINNILSVTKFESGALAPVADPFVLKPEVETCLKSLIDEASTTGREMVLDFSNCCDSTLNADKSFFSKVLVNIVGNALRFTPNKGKIFVAFDMGKNDFLQVSITNTGSFIEEEKRELVFHKFVGVRPDAGSHKGQNFGLGLTYSKMAVEAMDGEIWIDGDPSVPQTTFNFTIKNHTKGGYNGL